One window of uncultured Methanobrevibacter sp. genomic DNA carries:
- a CDS encoding 4Fe-4S binding protein, with amino-acid sequence MFLSTNNCENEECIKSCPTKSIRLVNGKAFSCLTCGICCKNCPNGAIFQNSYGGYVVDRAKCNGCGMCMYNCPTDNITIEEGVVYGICSRCGVCAEKYPDYRVDGFDLERDKQITLIKSMNVLNPPLKGVPHKPENLITEVSRSYFGTDTDKCILCGRCEEYCPTGAIHVKVDRDEGICRECRLCSDVCPNESMNKHQMVNKSTCTLCLNCMKACPHNAISVDNFEIIVNKINQKASGKIISCLNCGLCADLCENESLKNVDGKLRYDPTSDTENVSHAIAIASCPVRTLTEDDEMFIYDEFDDVELPALSGFCVSCGKCVQVCDDAQARQYMTHTWDGKVTDDCISCGICVEVCQEDAITLHRGTISVKLDKCILCENCAVHCPVDAIPKSTMYKNEITDGFNFIEQKLCMHCGVCHGICSYDAIDEIDGNYVVNEEKCTYCGACKNACPAKAFLFERNFKDSIEGI; translated from the coding sequence ATGTTTTTATCAACTAATAATTGTGAAAATGAAGAGTGTATTAAATCATGCCCTACAAAATCTATCAGATTAGTTAATGGAAAAGCATTTAGCTGTCTTACATGTGGAATATGTTGTAAAAACTGTCCTAACGGAGCAATATTCCAGAATAGTTATGGAGGATATGTTGTAGACAGAGCTAAATGTAACGGTTGTGGAATGTGTATGTACAACTGCCCAACAGACAATATCACAATAGAAGAAGGTGTTGTTTATGGAATCTGTTCACGTTGCGGAGTTTGTGCTGAAAAATATCCTGATTACCGTGTAGATGGTTTTGATCTTGAAAGAGACAAACAGATTACTTTAATTAAATCAATGAATGTATTGAATCCTCCTCTAAAAGGTGTTCCTCACAAACCTGAGAATTTAATAACCGAGGTTTCAAGAAGCTATTTCGGAACAGACACCGATAAATGTATTCTTTGCGGAAGATGCGAAGAATACTGTCCTACTGGAGCGATTCACGTTAAAGTCGACCGTGATGAAGGAATATGCCGTGAATGCAGGTTATGTAGTGATGTTTGTCCAAATGAATCAATGAATAAACATCAGATGGTAAACAAATCTACATGTACACTTTGTCTAAACTGTATGAAAGCCTGTCCTCACAATGCGATTTCAGTGGATAACTTCGAGATTATTGTAAATAAAATCAATCAGAAGGCATCCGGAAAAATCATATCCTGTCTAAACTGCGGATTATGTGCAGATTTATGTGAAAACGAATCTCTTAAAAACGTTGACGGCAAACTAAGATATGATCCGACATCAGATACAGAAAATGTATCTCATGCCATTGCAATCGCTTCATGTCCTGTTCGCACATTGACTGAAGACGATGAAATGTTTATTTATGATGAATTTGATGATGTGGAATTGCCTGCATTGTCAGGATTCTGTGTAAGTTGCGGTAAATGTGTGCAGGTCTGTGATGATGCACAGGCTCGCCAGTACATGACTCATACATGGGACGGTAAAGTCACTGATGATTGTATTTCCTGCGGAATATGTGTGGAAGTATGTCAGGAAGATGCAATTACTCTGCACAGGGGCACAATATCTGTCAAACTGGATAAATGTATATTGTGTGAAAATTGTGCGGTTCACTGTCCGGTTGATGCAATTCCAAAATCTACAATGTATAAAAATGAAATTACCGATGGATTTAACTTCATCGAACAGAAATTATGTATGCATTGTGGAGTTTGTCACGGAATCTGTTCATATGATGCAATCGATGAGATTGATGGTAATTACGTAGTTAATGAAGAAAAATGTACCTATTGCGGAGCCTGTAAGAATGCATGCCCTGCAAAAGCATTTTTATTCGAAAGAAATTTTAAAGATTCAATAGAGGGTATTTAA
- a CDS encoding energy-converting hydrogenase B subunit J — protein MLSIGPIVIGLILGLVIGSQIKTGNSDAKFTLGSFVVILIAGIIVAWQSGNYPFYTDLPMSTAFLSALIGIFVGKLLFARSK, from the coding sequence ATGTTATCTATCGGACCAATTGTCATAGGTTTGATTTTGGGTTTGGTTATCGGCTCTCAGATTAAAACCGGAAACTCAGATGCAAAATTCACTCTTGGATCATTTGTAGTAATTTTAATAGCAGGAATTATAGTAGCATGGCAATCAGGCAATTATCCATTTTACACAGACTTGCCTATGTCTACTGCATTTTTATCTGCATTAATAGGAATTTTTGTAGGCAAACTACTATTTGCAAGGAGTAAATAA
- a CDS encoding MnhB domain-containing protein: MSQGSMILKLISLPISIILICLGIMTILGGHITPGGGFQGGAMIASGIILSILVYGLGNSPLELSHTYIEVLESVGALGFVIFGLIGLFVGGFFLYNVGTDLFNIVPSAIQNVFHYPDVTNAGIIPYLNVFVGLKVFVGLSSIVIAFAGFKKLVEEGE, translated from the coding sequence ATGAGTCAGGGTAGTATGATTTTAAAACTTATATCTTTACCAATTTCAATTATTTTAATTTGTTTGGGTATAATGACTATCCTTGGAGGTCATATCACTCCTGGAGGAGGTTTCCAAGGTGGTGCAATGATTGCCAGTGGAATTATATTGTCCATTCTTGTTTATGGCTTAGGTAACTCTCCATTGGAATTATCTCACACTTATATTGAAGTACTGGAATCTGTAGGTGCATTAGGATTTGTAATCTTCGGATTAATCGGTTTGTTTGTCGGAGGATTTTTCCTCTATAATGTGGGAACTGACTTGTTCAATATAGTTCCTTCAGCAATTCAGAATGTCTTCCATTATCCGGATGTTACAAATGCAGGAATTATTCCATATCTTAATGTATTTGTAGGTTTAAAAGTATTTGTTGGCCTATCCTCAATTGTAATTGCATTTGCAGGATTTAAGAAATTAGTTGAGGAGGGTGAATAA
- a CDS encoding hydrogen gas-evolving membrane-bound hydrogenase subunit E: MSKTTVRNLIAAVLTAIFSVTLLDAIFHLSSMIQPGVSNIYNALGTQIAPNLVTVVIFDFRAYDTLGESIILLTAGLVVLLIFGRGLLGDKQ, encoded by the coding sequence TTGTCTAAAACTACAGTTCGTAATTTAATCGCAGCAGTTTTAACAGCAATATTCTCAGTTACTTTACTTGATGCTATATTTCATTTAAGCAGCATGATTCAACCTGGTGTAAGTAACATCTACAACGCTTTAGGAACTCAAATAGCTCCAAACTTGGTAACTGTAGTTATTTTTGATTTCAGAGCATACGATACATTAGGAGAATCAATCATATTATTAACTGCTGGATTAGTTGTTTTACTTATATTCGGTAGAGGATTACTGGGGGATAAACAATGA
- a CDS encoding hydrogenase, with protein MKLYDQIFNVVKQFRKLFSPGPVTNADVSGSITAEIFLIVSLVMAAILLRHVNVLLAGLVTLILAIVLISNIPLIPKFKIEQEDSLEKMLFYAVVTLAIIVTFLYWGGNFV; from the coding sequence ATGAAACTTTATGATCAAATATTCAATGTTGTAAAACAATTCAGAAAATTGTTTTCACCGGGTCCTGTAACAAATGCTGATGTTTCAGGAAGTATTACAGCAGAAATATTTTTAATTGTTTCATTAGTGATGGCTGCAATATTGTTAAGGCATGTTAATGTGTTGCTTGCAGGTTTAGTAACATTAATTTTGGCTATCGTGTTAATTTCTAATATTCCGCTTATTCCTAAGTTTAAAATAGAACAAGAGGATTCTTTAGAGAAAATGTTGTTTTATGCAGTGGTAACACTTGCAATCATCGTTACATTCTTATACTGGGGTGGTAATTTTGTCTAA
- the ehbF gene encoding energy conserving hydrogenase EhbF, which translates to MMNELIPLMVIVPLMAALIISAFSKFNKATKIFAFVVAICLPIIPLASNYGLHYFGGYEPILDNVTNVMYHPAITYSFTFLQQIFIGMLGLLTFLVVFIYLTKYKEVSGPYLFLLFLGTAAVTAMLLTDDIFHMFVFFEILALAQVGIVAASSIDYSYEMALKYMILGSIGSPIMLLGIGFLLAMTGSVNVTDIAAAVHNGLISSTSPVFLLSLALIFFGWLYASGLPPFHTIKSGIYSKAEPHGAALLQSFTVVSMISIVLIMFRIYSTLPIFEVLIVFFSILAMILGVSLALTQTDFRRMIGFLAVGELGFIGLGIGLGTQYAVTAGLFQALNEIMITALLFIGFGAIVNATNEVDTRKLGGLLAAHPKVSIMLLIGGLAMAGVPPLSGFQSKLMLVQASLNCGFPEISILAIMVSIATFVVFVKTYYTMFLKPKPRDLELEGREVPRTMIFAMFILLIIIIALGVFPDVVTNGISNFVGGIL; encoded by the coding sequence ATGATGAATGAACTGATTCCACTTATGGTTATTGTTCCTCTTATGGCAGCATTAATTATCAGTGCCTTTTCAAAATTTAACAAAGCAACCAAGATCTTTGCTTTTGTTGTTGCAATATGTCTTCCTATAATTCCATTGGCTTCTAATTACGGTCTTCATTACTTTGGAGGTTATGAGCCGATACTGGATAATGTAACAAACGTAATGTATCATCCGGCAATTACCTATTCATTCACATTCCTGCAGCAGATATTTATAGGAATGCTCGGACTTCTAACATTCCTGGTAGTATTCATTTACTTAACCAAATATAAAGAAGTTTCAGGACCTTATCTGTTCCTGCTGTTCTTAGGTACTGCCGCTGTAACTGCAATGCTTTTAACAGACGATATATTCCACATGTTTGTATTCTTCGAAATTCTGGCTTTGGCACAAGTAGGTATTGTAGCGGCGTCATCAATTGATTACAGTTATGAAATGGCTTTAAAATATATGATTTTAGGGTCAATAGGATCACCGATAATGCTTTTAGGAATTGGATTCCTACTGGCAATGACAGGTAGTGTAAATGTAACTGATATAGCTGCAGCTGTTCATAATGGTTTAATAAGCTCAACTTCTCCAGTATTTTTATTATCACTCGCATTAATATTCTTTGGCTGGTTATACGCATCAGGTTTACCACCATTCCATACAATAAAATCTGGAATTTATTCAAAAGCAGAACCTCATGGAGCAGCTTTACTTCAGTCATTTACAGTAGTTTCAATGATTTCAATCGTATTAATCATGTTTAGAATTTATTCAACACTGCCTATATTTGAAGTTCTCATAGTCTTCTTCTCTATCTTGGCTATGATATTGGGTGTCTCTCTAGCTTTAACCCAAACAGACTTCAGAAGGATGATTGGATTTTTAGCTGTCGGTGAATTAGGATTTATAGGTTTAGGTATCGGGCTTGGAACACAATATGCAGTAACTGCAGGTCTTTTCCAGGCATTGAACGAAATCATGATTACTGCATTATTATTCATAGGTTTTGGTGCAATTGTCAATGCAACAAACGAAGTGGATACACGTAAACTTGGAGGACTTCTTGCAGCTCATCCAAAAGTAAGCATAATGCTTTTAATTGGTGGTTTGGCAATGGCCGGTGTTCCACCATTAAGCGGATTCCAATCCAAGTTAATGCTTGTTCAGGCATCTTTAAATTGCGGATTCCCTGAAATATCTATCTTGGCTATTATGGTCAGTATTGCTACATTTGTAGTATTTGTAAAAACATACTATACAATGTTTTTAAAACCAAAACCAAGAGATTTGGAATTAGAAGGAAGAGAAGTGCCAAGAACAATGATTTTTGCAATGTTCATATTATTAATAATCATTATCGCTTTAGGTGTCTTCCCAGATGTAGTAACAAATGGAATTTCTAACTTTGTAGGAGGAATATTATGA
- a CDS encoding cation:proton antiporter subunit C, with product MAQTQLAILLTSAALVIIGLYSAIFIDNIIKKIIGISFIEEGANLFIVAIGYKPGGVVPILMPGMDTSWFASNAAYPLPFGLVLTSIVIGASTLAVMLALVMVLYRRYGTLSTRVMLADTSKKEEYDE from the coding sequence ATGGCACAAACTCAACTGGCGATATTATTGACATCCGCTGCATTGGTCATAATCGGTCTTTATTCAGCGATTTTCATTGATAATATCATCAAAAAAATAATTGGTATTAGTTTTATCGAAGAAGGTGCTAATCTGTTCATTGTTGCTATTGGTTATAAACCTGGCGGTGTCGTACCTATTTTAATGCCGGGAATGGATACTTCATGGTTTGCATCAAATGCGGCTTATCCTTTACCTTTCGGGTTAGTACTTACAAGTATAGTAATCGGTGCAAGTACTCTTGCAGTAATGCTTGCATTGGTAATGGTTTTATACAGAAGATATGGTACATTAAGTACTCGTGTCATGTTGGCAGACACATCTAAAAAGGAGGAATATGATGAATGA
- a CDS encoding DUF4040 domain-containing protein: protein MIEFVLMIIIIISAILALVQKDLLKAAILTGFSGGAMAVLFQILLAPDVALTQAIVGAAIIPVFIALAVKKTQREDS, encoded by the coding sequence ATGATAGAATTTGTATTAATGATTATAATAATTATAAGTGCAATTCTTGCCCTTGTTCAAAAAGATTTACTGAAGGCTGCAATCTTGACAGGATTTTCCGGTGGTGCCATGGCGGTACTGTTCCAGATCTTACTTGCTCCTGATGTTGCATTAACACAGGCAATTGTAGGTGCAGCGATAATTCCTGTATTTATTGCTTTAGCCGTTAAAAAAACTCAAAGGGAGGATAGCTAA
- a CDS encoding cation:proton antiporter: MIEYIQSALLIISAILMIITAIGVLSLGKDTKNVVYARIHIFGVFDIACIIAMIAIGQYLLAGVYFILAPFVAHAIANAYWKKEDRENNLDLVTVEEEVVEDDNPFIHPKEKMQALESENSEKLKADERFSVTMLEIDEGD, translated from the coding sequence ATGATAGAATACATTCAATCTGCTCTTCTTATAATATCAGCAATTTTAATGATTATAACTGCAATCGGTGTTTTAAGTCTTGGAAAAGATACTAAAAATGTGGTTTACGCAAGAATCCATATATTTGGTGTCTTTGATATTGCTTGTATTATTGCTATGATTGCTATCGGTCAGTATTTACTTGCTGGAGTATACTTTATTCTAGCACCATTTGTGGCACATGCAATCGCTAACGCTTATTGGAAAAAAGAAGATAGAGAGAATAATTTAGATTTAGTAACTGTTGAAGAAGAAGTAGTTGAAGATGATAATCCTTTCATTCATCCTAAAGAAAAAATGCAAGCTTTAGAAAGTGAAAATTCAGAAAAACTTAAAGCTGATGAAAGGTTCTCAGTTACTATGTTGGAAATTGATGAGGGGGATTAA
- a CDS encoding monovalent cation/H+ antiporter subunit E has product MFLTRIGYGIAYFVVLIYEIIKSTISVCFNSIMRRNIDPIVVDIETVLERPVSQTILANSISLTPGTLSVDLDSENNIIKVAAISPRKKEDIIPFEPYIKKMLE; this is encoded by the coding sequence ATGTTTTTGACTAGAATTGGGTACGGAATTGCATATTTCGTAGTTCTTATTTATGAAATAATTAAATCAACCATTAGTGTTTGTTTTAATTCAATTATGAGAAGAAATATTGACCCTATAGTTGTTGATATTGAAACAGTTTTAGAGAGGCCTGTTTCTCAAACAATTTTAGCAAATAGTATTTCTTTAACTCCTGGTACTTTGTCTGTTGATTTAGACAGTGAGAATAACATTATTAAAGTAGCTGCTATTTCTCCTAGAAAAAAAGAGGATATTATTCCGTTTGAACCTTATATCAAAAAAATGCTGGAATAG
- a CDS encoding arsenic resistance protein produces the protein MELIEKLEPIIIFSAIIVGLLFSNIDLIAQNTDYLINIFLCLMLYGLFLEVPLGELKDSFKNVKFTSTSLIINFIWTPLFGYFLGSLFLKGNLDIVIGFFMLILTPCTDWYLVFTKMAKGDIKLSLSILPINLVLQIILLPIYLVIFFSSGNTIDYTQLAYSLLIVIVIPFIAAQITKFILNNNLNEKASSLFSSLQIWFLSLAVFCIFASQGELLFSNLNSVVKIFIPLIIFFGVNMIIDLLLSEKINFTYPKYASLTMTTLARNSPLALAIAINSFPGHELISIALVIGPLIELPVLYIVSKFCLWVKNSGLFFVCQNKLF, from the coding sequence ATGGAATTGATAGAAAAATTAGAACCAATAATAATTTTTTCAGCAATAATAGTCGGATTATTATTTTCAAATATTGACTTAATAGCACAAAACACAGATTATTTAATAAACATATTCCTATGCCTAATGCTTTACGGATTATTTTTGGAAGTGCCGTTAGGTGAGCTGAAAGACAGTTTTAAAAATGTCAAATTTACATCAACAAGTCTGATAATCAATTTCATATGGACACCATTATTCGGATATTTTTTAGGATCACTATTTCTAAAAGGCAACCTTGATATTGTTATCGGATTTTTCATGTTAATACTGACCCCATGTACCGACTGGTATCTGGTATTTACCAAAATGGCAAAAGGAGATATTAAACTAAGTCTATCAATCCTGCCAATAAATTTAGTGCTGCAAATCATTTTGCTTCCGATTTACCTTGTGATATTTTTCTCAAGCGGAAATACAATAGATTACACACAACTTGCATATTCACTATTAATTGTTATTGTAATACCGTTTATTGCAGCCCAAATTACAAAATTTATATTGAATAACAATTTAAATGAAAAAGCAAGCAGTTTATTCAGCTCTCTTCAAATCTGGTTTTTATCTCTTGCAGTATTTTGCATATTCGCAAGTCAGGGCGAGCTGTTATTTTCAAATCTAAACTCAGTTGTAAAAATATTTATTCCATTGATTATTTTCTTTGGAGTTAATATGATAATTGACCTGCTTTTATCTGAAAAAATTAATTTCACATACCCCAAATATGCAAGCCTTACAATGACAACACTGGCCCGTAATTCACCGTTGGCGCTGGCGATTGCAATAAACTCTTTCCCAGGCCATGAACTGATTTCCATTGCACTGGTAATCGGACCATTAATAGAACTGCCAGTATTGTATATTGTATCAAAATTCTGTTTGTGGGTTAAAAATTCAGGACTGTTCTTTGTTTGTCAGAACAAGTTATTTTAG
- a CDS encoding glycosyltransferase family 2 protein, which yields MVEISVILPVYNSESYLRECLDSLTNQTFKDIEILCINDGSSDNSLKILEEYEKSDERITVINQENMGVAKTRNNALNMVNGRYVYFMDSDDYLDSNAFKKLYNNITSNDSEICILKAFFIKNGEKYKFPAFDLDKEFGGVNFNDFTFNYKDIKSHVLNDLFAPWLKLYSYEFLKSSDDFTFPQIKSYSDAPFHVKTFLQAQKISFVPEYLYFYRENDDSLVHSSSNTINFFTLSDIIENYLKDNNYFDEFRKEFEAFQAVKLVYYMGFADSDEYYTKAKSTLKSIDFENNSLILTKDADKANLIIDSDTLKEASLAIKLYDCNRKVKTLEESKSWKITKPLRKFTSSLK from the coding sequence ATGGTTGAAATTTCAGTAATATTGCCGGTCTACAACAGTGAAAGTTATTTAAGGGAATGTTTGGACAGCCTGACAAATCAAACATTTAAAGACATTGAAATATTATGCATTAACGATGGATCTTCTGACAACTCTTTAAAAATACTTGAAGAATATGAAAAATCAGATGAGCGCATTACTGTCATAAATCAGGAAAACATGGGTGTTGCAAAAACCAGAAACAATGCCTTAAACATGGTTAATGGACGATATGTTTATTTCATGGATTCTGATGATTATCTTGATTCAAATGCATTTAAAAAACTGTACAATAATATCACTTCCAATGATTCTGAAATTTGCATCCTAAAAGCATTTTTTATAAAGAACGGTGAAAAATATAAATTTCCCGCATTTGATTTGGACAAGGAGTTCGGTGGGGTTAATTTCAACGATTTCACATTCAATTATAAAGATATTAAAAGTCATGTTCTAAATGATCTGTTTGCTCCATGGCTGAAACTTTACAGCTATGAATTCTTAAAAAGCAGTGACGATTTTACATTTCCGCAAATCAAATCATATTCTGATGCACCGTTTCATGTAAAAACTTTTCTTCAGGCTCAAAAAATTTCTTTTGTACCGGAATATCTCTATTTCTATCGTGAAAATGATGATTCACTGGTTCATTCTTCATCAAATACGATTAATTTTTTCACATTATCGGATATTATCGAGAATTATTTAAAGGACAATAATTATTTCGATGAATTTAGGAAAGAATTTGAAGCATTCCAAGCTGTTAAACTGGTTTATTATATGGGTTTTGCAGACTCTGACGAATACTACACTAAAGCGAAAAGTACTCTAAAAAGCATTGATTTTGAAAATAATTCATTGATTTTAACCAAGGATGCAGACAAGGCAAATCTGATAATTGATTCTGATACTTTAAAGGAAGCCAGTCTTGCAATTAAACTGTATGACTGCAATCGTAAAGTTAAAACTTTGGAAGAATCTAAAAGCTGGAAGATTACAAAACCTTTAAGAAAATTCACTTCTTCTCTAAAATAA
- a CDS encoding FUSC family protein yields the protein MNRAIKSKIIMFVSMMLFMIVYMVLFGSQNAVIGMMVVMAAFMNLGNDLSFKAKSSFIKILLLLLVLGITSFLNNPLTIFGCILTFVVVFATTFTSYNLFGTHVYLPYLMIYFMMVGIPVSVEMLPMRLLSLVFGAVFIVGLNMAINRKKDYKLSKATIDMLISELDKAIDLKLDGKDVLSDNFRTINGFYLSIFNRSEYKYFPSEIHKSVLNVVKSFQYIGKIISEHDLSNKELLYIRSVLSQIKQIDLEDIFDGIEIESKVMYLVLLNLEIISNEIRKDLTDEIMLPDKNTLKTQFKSLIRQYFSFRSAKFTFAFKMAFLMFVWQLLTLMFNLPFTKWLYFATISLMLPYINDVAYSAKSRLQGTFIGVLIFAAILIIVPYLNVSFNVISVAVMVVCMFIMVLKLEDKLILTIVTTVISVMTALMYIPPPEAMELKILWVTVAVVVVTLFNYKFLPYSVEIETKNNLKTSYMLNQQSIDLVKQKCMATGPDKKTTLLVLSNVVRENIEITEENRELYNLQIKITDICNFILNYLDLIPISDDLAKNLVEIIDDNALADVNLNIKDKILAYSMEHVMSLFKDEQMIIEGFD from the coding sequence ATGAATAGGGCAATAAAATCAAAAATTATCATGTTTGTCTCAATGATGTTGTTCATGATTGTTTATATGGTGCTGTTTGGAAGTCAAAATGCAGTAATCGGTATGATGGTAGTCATGGCGGCGTTCATGAATCTGGGTAATGATTTGTCATTTAAAGCAAAATCTTCTTTTATTAAAATACTGTTATTGCTCTTGGTGTTAGGCATTACATCGTTTTTGAATAATCCTTTGACTATCTTTGGATGCATATTGACCTTTGTTGTTGTCTTTGCAACTACTTTCACGTCCTATAATCTTTTTGGTACCCATGTTTATTTGCCGTACCTGATGATATATTTTATGATGGTTGGAATTCCGGTTTCTGTTGAAATGCTGCCGATGAGGCTTTTGTCTCTTGTCTTCGGTGCGGTTTTTATCGTTGGATTGAATATGGCAATTAACAGGAAAAAGGATTATAAACTGTCAAAAGCAACTATTGACATGTTAATTTCTGAATTAGACAAAGCTATAGATTTGAAATTGGATGGAAAAGATGTTCTTTCGGATAATTTCCGTACAATCAACGGATTTTATTTGAGTATTTTCAACAGGTCCGAGTATAAATATTTCCCATCTGAAATTCACAAATCCGTTTTGAATGTTGTCAAATCATTTCAATACATTGGAAAGATTATATCTGAGCATGATTTGTCAAATAAGGAACTGCTTTACATAAGAAGTGTTTTGTCTCAAATCAAACAAATTGATTTGGAGGACATATTTGACGGCATTGAAATAGAATCAAAAGTAATGTATCTTGTTTTATTGAATTTGGAGATAATTTCAAATGAAATCAGAAAAGATTTAACCGATGAAATAATGCTTCCGGATAAAAACACATTAAAAACCCAGTTCAAATCATTAATCAGACAGTATTTCAGCTTCAGATCAGCCAAGTTTACTTTTGCATTTAAAATGGCCTTTTTAATGTTTGTCTGGCAGCTACTGACGCTGATGTTTAATTTGCCATTTACAAAATGGCTATATTTCGCTACAATCTCGTTAATGTTGCCTTATATTAATGATGTTGCATATTCTGCAAAGTCACGGCTTCAGGGAACATTTATTGGAGTTTTAATTTTTGCGGCAATTCTCATAATTGTCCCTTATCTCAACGTTTCATTTAACGTAATTTCTGTTGCAGTAATGGTTGTCTGCATGTTTATAATGGTCCTTAAATTGGAGGATAAACTGATTTTGACAATTGTCACTACTGTGATATCAGTCATGACTGCACTGATGTATATTCCACCACCTGAAGCAATGGAATTGAAGATATTGTGGGTAACTGTTGCAGTTGTAGTTGTCACATTATTCAATTACAAATTCCTGCCTTATTCTGTTGAAATAGAAACAAAGAACAATTTGAAAACATCTTATATGCTAAATCAACAGTCAATCGATTTGGTTAAACAGAAATGCATGGCAACGGGGCCTGATAAAAAAACAACATTATTGGTTTTAAGCAATGTTGTACGGGAAAACATTGAAATAACTGAGGAAAACCGAGAATTATATAATCTGCAGATAAAAATTACTGATATTTGCAATTTTATTTTGAATTATCTGGATTTGATTCCAATATCTGATGATTTGGCTAAAAATTTGGTTGAAATAATTGATGATAATGCATTGGCAGATGTAAATTTAAATATCAAAGATAAAATATTGGCATATTCAATGGAACATGTCATGAGTCTGTTTAAAGATGAACAGATGATTATCGAAGGATTTGATTAA
- a CDS encoding metal-dependent hydrolase codes for MSTYKGHSIFALIISLMFFHSPLLLALSLIGANVPDFDHKFKKDNVYKLIILGLVVFISLYILKLPYLIGLIIVFLGACFYFSEHRSFTHSIFGAIILTSAISLILIWAFQLVTNLTDLQNYYLLMAILIALLSFLFLNKKVLMIFLPVFFVSLFIFNTGEVNYIEIIVAIFLGLFSHIVLDSFTPAGIKIFAPLSSKKVRSNFGWASIFILIVLALIYHAPVLYNLFEQYLFLKL; via the coding sequence ATGTCAACTTATAAAGGACATTCGATATTTGCATTGATTATTTCATTGATGTTTTTTCATAGTCCTCTGTTACTTGCTTTAAGTCTGATTGGTGCAAATGTCCCTGATTTTGACCATAAATTCAAAAAGGATAATGTTTATAAGTTGATTATTTTGGGATTAGTAGTGTTTATATCACTATACATCCTTAAATTACCTTATTTGATTGGTTTAATCATTGTGTTTCTGGGAGCATGCTTTTACTTTTCAGAACACAGGAGCTTCACTCACTCCATTTTTGGTGCAATTATATTGACCTCCGCTATTAGTCTAATACTAATTTGGGCATTTCAGCTGGTTACAAACCTCACTGATTTGCAAAATTATTATTTGCTAATGGCAATTCTAATTGCACTTTTAAGCTTTTTATTTTTAAACAAAAAGGTGCTGATGATATTTTTACCGGTGTTTTTTGTTAGTTTATTCATTTTCAACACTGGTGAGGTTAACTATATTGAAATCATAGTGGCAATATTTTTGGGACTGTTTTCACATATCGTACTGGACTCATTTACTCCGGCAGGAATAAAAATATTTGCGCCATTATCTTCAAAAAAAGTCCGCAGTAATTTCGGTTGGGCTTCAATATTTATTTTAATAGTTTTGGCTTTGATATATCATGCTCCTGTATTGTATAATCTTTTTGAGCAGTATCTTTTTTTAAAACTGTAA